A segment of the Myripristis murdjan chromosome 20, fMyrMur1.1, whole genome shotgun sequence genome:
ACCTCGCAGAAAATGACTTGGGACCTTTTCTGTATTATGTTCACTGACATTTCttgtaagtcagaaaaaggaaatatctgggtttgtctgtttgtctgcatACCAAAATACACAACAGGCAGTGGAAATAAATGAGAAGTTGACCTTTCATTGAGTAAGTTGAGTAATTGTTGGAGTATATGGCAAATTGTTTGGCTGTAAGAATTTAGAAAGACATGAAGTTGTTTCCTTGAGAGGCTGAAATGTTTGATGAGCGAGTCAACATTAAAATGCCTGAAGTTCAAAAGACTTCAAATAGCTCAcatttatataataaataaaagcaaacactgaacagtagtagtagtagaaccATGGAGTAACTTTGGGTTTATGTTATTAATGCGCATTTTTATTGGGAGTTGAGCTGAACAGTGTTAAAAGTGGTGAAATGATTGtgcagggatgcaaacagtGCGCCCAAAAGCGCAACTTGCTTTTTTCGTGGCCATTGGCCGGTGGTTCGGAAACTCCTCTCTTTTTTGAGGtcttgctgtttgcatccctgaatTGTGTGACGTTTTGTTTCTTCATGctttttcattatattttgtaATGTGACTCTGTAGGGCACAGGTACCGTTCAAAAAGGAATGCCTCACAAGTGCTATCACGGCAAGACAGGACGTGTCTACAACGTAACTCAACATGCTGTGGGCATCATTGTCAACAAGCAGGTCAAGTAAGTATCGCATACTGTCTTTTTAATGTGATGGCATATTTTACATGATCACAAAGCGCCTTATTATTGGTCTGTGGTGACAAACAGTGACAACAAAACTGTAATTGACACTGTGGACATCCAGTTTTCTTGCTGCATGGCTGTCCTTTGTTTGGTGAGGCTTGTAAACTCAGTCGATGAGTACTAAAATCATTAATACTCCAGGTCAGTTTATTACTTTCTGTAGGTAAGTAGCTGCATAATAAGAGGGGTAATGTACTGCCAGCTGGTcattaaactaaaataaactaaaggAAACCCCCTCTCCTGTTAGTTGGTCCTGATCACCCTGTCTTTTGTTGTAATGACTGGCTGACTGTACGttattcctttttgtttacatttctcTAATTTGCTTCAGTTAGAAAAGTTGGATGATAACCCCATCTTCACTTTGCCACCAggactgtgtgtttatgtcctCAGTGGTCATTCATGTGGGGAATAGTATTTATCCTTAAACATCCCAGTCTTACTGCTGTTTGAACTGGGACTGTGATGAGGAGACAGCACAGAGTTGCAGACGTTTAGATGTGTGATAAATACATGACTTGGATTGGCTGAGTTGGTTTGAATGTGAAGTGGTTTGCTTCACAGGATGTGAACGTATCTGTGCTTTCTGCCCTTACAGGGGCAAGATCCTGGCCAAGAGGATTAATGTGCGTATTGAGCACGTGAAGCACTCAAAGAGCAGGGACAGCTTCCTGCAGCGCGTCAAGGAGAACGAGAAGAAGAAGCTGGAGGCCAAGCAGAAGGGCACCTGGGTGGAACTGAAGCGCCAGGTATGAACTGACCCAAAATGGCTTTTCTTTAATTTTGGCTGTTGTGAAACTATTTATGCTTCAGTAGAAAGCCTTCAAGACGTAATGTTTTATTGAAGAGGAAGCTCAAGTGATTCTTGACCAAAATTTTGCCCAGGATTACATCATATTGAAGAGCAACCCAAGTCCTGATTTTGTTAAGAAATGAACGTCTTGAATGTCTGAAATTTGAAAGGAGAAATGTATAGGAATCCTGATTTTACTATTGATACTATGAATAAATGGAAGTGCAaaaaattgtttggaaagtcaAAGCCAACAAAGCAGCACAGACAATGTTTTACTTGTATACTGAAATCTTACCTGTCATAGTCCATATAATGTTCAGTCATATCTACCTCTCATCACCTAAAATTCATtgtccttttatttctttttttctctgcagcctGCTGCTCCCCGTGAAGCCCACTTTGTCAGCACCAAGAACAACGTGCCCCAGCTGCTGGAGCCCATCCCCTACGAGTTCATGGCATAAACTGCtgaccaaaataaaaatgtttgtacaCATGCTGCTTgttatgtgttcattcataatCGGCATCTCTTGTATCTGCAGTTGGCAatactgtgctgctgctcagtgatgATTCGCCTCCTTTGActcacaatgaaataaaatgcatataTTTCACCGGCGAACTGAGAGCATCCAGCAAGTCACAAGCATGCCAACATTTTGAGCCCCTATATCTTAAAAGTCTAACAGACATACCAGGTTTTCCCCTCTGCATCACTTGACTGTGTACATAGTGCCTCTGTAATGTGCTCACCTAATTAGATACAGGCAGGGTGACAAAGGAAAAACCAACAAAGTGTCTTGGTGAGGTGTGGGgtcaccagaacagcttcagtgtgcCTTGGCATCGATTCTCCAAGACTCTGGACCTCTCTTCCTAAAGCTGATAGTGTAGAGCATAAATCACCTATCTTAGAGGGTGAAAAAAATAAGCACTGGTttacagagatgtggaaaaaagtgacCTTAGTCTTTTTGAAACCCTGAAATGCTTAAAATGATCATTTCAATTGAAATAAGTGTGACCATCCACCCCCTCCAGTGATTTCAAGCAGACCTGGCAACCTAATCTTGGGTCCACAAGGTGAGATGTGTAACAACTAATTACAGACAGCGACACAACCAATCCAGGCCCCTGATTAACCTGCACTGAGGACACATTGTGACTGGTGCAGATAATCACACAAGAGTCTTTTAAAGCCCAGTCGCCAACGGGCTGAGCAATATTAACTGTAatcctgttttattttaggCCCTAGTGTTTTTTGACTCGCATAGATTGCTGTTTTGCAGTTAATGCAGTAGATGGCAGTGTGCACTACACATGTGCCCAGCTCTGAATAAGCACTTTTATTTTACTATAGCACAATGGGAAAATGACTGTACAATCTATGGTAGTATTGAACTGGAAATAGATGTATAACAGAATGTCTTTCATGGCCTGAGCAGCAGATCTGACCACCCACGACTCAGCTGGAGTGAAagatgagaaggaaaaaaaaaaaaaaagccagtgtgTTCTTTAAATTTGATTAGTAATGGGGTGCAATAGCCATTTCTAAGTGATGGTGgacagcagagggcagtgtAAGCAAAGGTAAGATCTTATTCCCTGGGTAAGAAATGGAGTGCAGTTTGTGTATGGTCAGGTGGGCTGCTCTGTGAAGATGCAAAAGGAAACTGAActctaaaacactgaaatgtgatTTATCAGGTTCAGCTGCTGTATATGAACAGTCTGTCATGAtgcaagagagtgtgtgtgcgtgtttttgaGTAGACCACCCCTGTCCTGTCTGGAGGTGTGCTATTTAATCAGTGGAGGCTGAATGGCTGACTGGTTATGAGACAAATAGGTTATCTCATCCTACCTCAGTACTTTACCCAATATTTACACCAATTAGGACCAGTTTACAGAGATAGGGGCAGCAGCTGGGAcgatgaagtgtgtgtatgtgtgtgtgtgtgtgtgtgtgagggaaagagagaccaGGACAGAGGAGGCTAACAGAAAATTAATGATCAGAGTAAGCATTATTTTTCATGTGGACATAGGTGCATCAGTAAGAGAATATTCTG
Coding sequences within it:
- the rpl21 gene encoding large ribosomal subunit protein eL21, whose product is MTNTRGKRRGTRYMFSRQFRKHGPIPLSTYMRIYKKGDIVDIKGTGTVQKGMPHKCYHGKTGRVYNVTQHAVGIIVNKQVKGKILAKRINVRIEHVKHSKSRDSFLQRVKENEKKKLEAKQKGTWVELKRQPAAPREAHFVSTKNNVPQLLEPIPYEFMA